A part of Halobaculum sp. MBLA0143 genomic DNA contains:
- a CDS encoding MBL fold metallo-hydrolase, which produces MEIRFLGGAREVGRSALLIDDSLLLDYGSTTDTPPRLPVGGARGLDPDAVVVSHGHLDHVGAVPALLTGRDRPPIHWTPPTRDLTRRLARDTLKLHGQSPQCPFDTEAVKRLGEVSVTHGYRESFEAAGYEVTLFDAGHIPGSAHVLVDDGDTRLLYTGDFHTDDQRIVAGTTARPDADVVVTESTYAGVSHDPRASVERAFTEAVRETLQRGGTTVVPAFAIGRTQEMLLLCADADLPCYVDGMGTEVTRTFRQYPDYVRDSDALDRAAGHAREVTGRDGQRRRIADQPTTIVTTSGMLSGGPAMTYVPAIRGTPTNFVALTGYQVEGTPGRRLLETGSAELDGRPMRVSARVRQFDFSAHADHDGLRSFLADYPDSELLVIHGDDCQEFAAELRDDGYTASAPAVGDTVSV; this is translated from the coding sequence ATGGAGATTCGGTTCCTCGGCGGCGCCCGCGAGGTCGGGCGGAGTGCGTTGTTGATCGACGACAGTCTCCTGCTCGACTACGGGTCGACGACGGACACGCCGCCGCGGCTCCCCGTCGGCGGCGCCCGCGGGCTCGACCCGGACGCGGTCGTCGTCTCGCACGGCCACCTCGACCACGTCGGCGCCGTACCGGCATTGTTGACCGGCCGGGACCGGCCGCCGATCCACTGGACGCCGCCGACCCGGGACCTGACGCGACGACTCGCCCGCGACACGCTGAAGCTCCACGGCCAGAGCCCGCAGTGTCCGTTCGACACGGAGGCGGTCAAGCGGCTCGGCGAGGTGTCGGTGACACACGGCTACCGGGAGTCGTTCGAGGCGGCCGGCTACGAGGTGACGCTGTTCGACGCCGGCCACATTCCCGGCTCGGCGCACGTCCTCGTCGACGACGGCGACACCCGACTGCTGTACACCGGCGACTTCCACACGGACGATCAACGGATCGTCGCCGGGACGACCGCCCGCCCGGACGCCGACGTGGTCGTGACGGAGAGCACCTACGCCGGCGTCAGTCACGACCCCCGGGCGTCCGTCGAACGGGCGTTCACCGAGGCGGTGCGCGAGACGCTCCAACGCGGCGGGACGACCGTCGTCCCGGCGTTCGCCATCGGTCGGACACAGGAGATGTTGTTGCTCTGTGCGGACGCCGACCTCCCGTGTTACGTCGACGGCATGGGGACGGAGGTGACGCGCACGTTCCGGCAGTACCCCGACTACGTCCGGGACTCGGACGCGTTGGACCGGGCGGCCGGCCACGCCCGCGAGGTGACCGGGCGCGACGGCCAGCGTCGCCGGATCGCCGACCAACCGACGACGATCGTCACCACCAGCGGGATGCTGTCTGGTGGCCCGGCGATGACGTACGTCCCGGCGATTCGGGGGACGCCGACGAACTTCGTCGCGCTCACGGGCTACCAGGTGGAGGGTACCCCCGGTCGGCGGCTGCTGGAGACCGGCAGTGCCGAACTCGACGGCCGACCGATGCGGGTGTCCGCCCGGGTCCGACAGTTCGACTTCTCCGCGCACGCCGACCACGACGGGCTCCGGTCGTTCCTGGCCGACTACCCCGACAGCGAACTGCTCGTGATCCACGGCGACGACTGCCAGGAGTTCGCGGCGGAACTGCGCGACGACGGCTACACGGCCAGCGCACCGGCGGTCGGCGACACCGTCTCCGTGTAG
- a CDS encoding aspartate/glutamate racemase family protein: protein MTDAPQTDLRTIGVLGGMSPASTTHYYERIVAGVNEARGGHTSAPLVVYSVDFGTVAPAIDDDRWDEAGEYLAERATAIADAGADALFLATNTMHRVADRVAAAPVPFVHIVDPTAEAIRERGVETVGVLGTETTMEADFYRDRFADHGLDTVVPGADDRAAVDRVIFDELVHGEVRDDSRELYREVVADLRAEGAQAVVLSCTEIEMLIGPDDVSPPVFDTTAHHVERAVELCLGERPLPE from the coding sequence GTGACCGACGCCCCACAGACCGATCTCCGGACGATCGGCGTGCTCGGCGGCATGAGCCCCGCCTCGACGACCCACTACTACGAACGGATCGTCGCGGGGGTGAACGAGGCACGCGGCGGCCACACGAGCGCGCCGCTCGTCGTCTACAGCGTCGACTTCGGCACCGTCGCCCCGGCGATCGACGACGACCGCTGGGACGAGGCGGGCGAGTACCTCGCCGAGCGGGCGACGGCGATCGCCGACGCCGGCGCGGACGCGTTGTTCCTGGCGACTAATACGATGCACCGGGTCGCCGACCGGGTCGCCGCCGCGCCCGTCCCGTTCGTCCACATCGTCGACCCGACGGCCGAGGCGATCCGGGAGCGTGGCGTCGAGACCGTCGGCGTCCTCGGCACGGAGACGACGATGGAAGCGGACTTCTACCGCGACCGCTTCGCCGACCACGGGCTCGACACCGTCGTCCCGGGCGCCGACGACCGCGCAGCCGTCGACCGCGTGATCTTCGACGAACTCGTCCACGGCGAGGTTCGGGACGACTCCCGAGAGCTGTACCGCGAGGTCGTCGCCGACCTCCGGGCGGAGGGAGCCCAGGCCGTCGTCCTCAGCTGTACGGAGATCGAGATGCTGATCGGTCCCGACGACGTGTCGCCCCCGGTGTTCGACACCACCGCACACCACGTCGAGCGCGCCGTCGAACTGTGTCTCGGGGAGCGACCGTTGCCCGAGTGA
- the cgi121 gene encoding KEOPS complex subunit Cgi121: protein MERLTGTERIEDLDDTLAAVDRVADTTDCTVQGFDARYVADETHLRRALTLADRAFDRGENVARDRGVEVLLYAAGRRQIDRALEMGLSEGETPVVYLVAARGTDEDADGSTDRDDGTADEDDGTAEREHEAVRRLRERSSFTPGEVTPDSDRLRSFFDVSDRELAATDGTLAAVVHERVALLDVEK, encoded by the coding sequence GTGGAGCGACTGACCGGAACCGAACGGATCGAGGATTTGGACGACACGCTCGCGGCCGTCGACAGGGTCGCGGACACGACGGACTGCACCGTCCAGGGGTTCGACGCCCGCTACGTCGCCGACGAGACACACCTCCGGCGCGCACTGACGCTCGCGGACCGCGCGTTCGACCGCGGGGAGAACGTCGCCCGCGACCGTGGGGTCGAGGTGTTGCTGTACGCCGCCGGCCGCCGACAGATCGACCGCGCGCTGGAGATGGGGCTCTCCGAGGGCGAGACACCGGTCGTCTACCTCGTCGCCGCCCGCGGCACCGACGAAGACGCCGACGGTTCGACCGACCGAGACGACGGCACCGCCGACGAAGACGACGGCACCGCCGAACGCGAGCACGAGGCCGTCCGTCGACTCCGCGAGCGGTCGTCGTTCACCCCCGGCGAGGTGACGCCGGACAGCGACCGACTCCGGTCGTTCTTCGACGTCTCCGACCGCGAACTCGCCGCGACGGACGGAACGCTCGCGGCGGTGGTCCACGAACGGGTCGCCCTGCTCGACGTGGAGAAGTGA
- a CDS encoding ATP-dependent DNA helicase, with translation MEPADVTTLPEGAAEKLETAGVTEFYPPQAAAVEAGVADGKSVVAAVPTASGKTLIAELAMLSAIRRGGTALYVVPLRALAAEKKAEFERWNDLDVQVGVSTGNFDSDEEWLGSRDVIVATSEKVDSLIRNGAPWLDDLTCVVSDEVHLVDDPGRGPTLEVTLAKLRKINPGLQVVALSATVGNAGEVAEWLDAELVESDWRPIDLRTGVHYGNAVNFADGDQREVPVGSGEKPTAALVGDALDETDEADNRGSSLVFVNSRRNAETAASRLSEVTARRLTTGERNDLRELAAEIRDVSDTDTSDDLADCVANGAAFHHAGLASDHRSLVEEAFRDRLVKCICATPTLAAGVNTPARRVIVRDWRRYDGEFGGMQPLDTLEVHQMMGRAGRPGLDPYGEAVLLAKDRDTMDELFERYLWADPEPVESKLAAEPALRTHVLSTVASGFAGSRAGLVEFLDRTLYASQTDDDDRLGAVTDTVVDYLLANDFLEESDGTLTATGIGHTVSRLYLDPMSAAEMIDGLRRLDDDEEPAALGLYHLVSRTPDMYELYLKSGDRETFSEICYEREAELLGSTPSEFEDVAFEDWLSALKTAKLLEDWASELDEDRITERYGVGPGDIRGKVDTAEWLLGAAEELATELDLGVSLSVREAKRRVADGVREELLELTGIRGVGRVRARKLYEAGLETRAELREADKSAVLAALDGRRRTAESILENAGRRDPSMEGVSEESGGGEPTTFETAGDDGAPDTEVFGDEPEASEDGSQATFGDFG, from the coding sequence ATGGAGCCAGCCGACGTAACGACGCTCCCGGAGGGGGCAGCCGAGAAGCTGGAGACGGCGGGGGTCACGGAGTTCTACCCGCCGCAGGCTGCCGCCGTCGAGGCGGGCGTGGCAGACGGGAAGTCGGTCGTCGCCGCGGTGCCGACGGCCTCGGGGAAGACGCTGATCGCCGAACTCGCCATGTTGTCGGCGATCCGGCGCGGCGGGACGGCGCTGTACGTCGTCCCGCTGCGGGCGCTGGCCGCGGAGAAGAAGGCGGAGTTCGAGCGCTGGAACGACCTGGACGTGCAGGTCGGGGTGTCGACGGGCAACTTCGACTCCGACGAGGAGTGGCTGGGCTCGCGTGACGTGATCGTCGCCACCTCGGAGAAGGTGGACTCGCTGATCCGGAACGGCGCGCCGTGGCTGGACGACCTGACGTGTGTCGTCTCCGACGAGGTCCACCTCGTGGACGACCCCGGCAGGGGGCCGACCCTGGAGGTGACGCTGGCGAAGCTCCGGAAGATCAACCCCGGGCTCCAGGTGGTGGCGCTGTCGGCGACCGTCGGCAACGCCGGCGAGGTGGCCGAGTGGCTGGACGCCGAGCTCGTGGAGTCGGACTGGCGGCCGATCGACCTCCGGACGGGCGTCCACTACGGCAACGCCGTCAACTTCGCCGACGGGGACCAACGGGAGGTGCCGGTCGGGAGCGGTGAGAAGCCGACGGCGGCGCTCGTCGGCGACGCCTTGGACGAGACGGACGAGGCGGACAATCGCGGATCCTCGCTGGTGTTCGTCAACTCCCGGCGAAACGCGGAGACGGCCGCGAGCCGGCTGTCGGAGGTGACGGCCCGCCGGCTCACGACCGGCGAGCGCAACGACCTCAGAGAGCTCGCCGCCGAGATCCGGGACGTGTCCGACACGGACACCTCCGACGACCTCGCGGACTGTGTTGCGAACGGCGCTGCCTTCCACCACGCCGGGTTGGCGAGCGACCACCGCTCGCTCGTGGAGGAGGCGTTCCGCGACCGACTCGTCAAGTGTATCTGTGCGACGCCGACGCTCGCGGCCGGGGTCAACACCCCCGCACGCCGCGTGATCGTCCGGGACTGGCGGCGCTACGACGGCGAGTTCGGCGGGATGCAGCCGTTGGACACGCTGGAGGTCCACCAGATGATGGGGCGTGCCGGTCGGCCGGGGCTGGACCCGTACGGCGAGGCCGTCCTGCTGGCGAAGGACCGCGACACGATGGACGAGCTGTTCGAGCGCTACCTCTGGGCGGATCCGGAGCCGGTGGAGTCGAAGCTGGCCGCGGAGCCGGCGCTCCGGACACACGTCCTGTCGACGGTCGCGTCCGGCTTCGCCGGCTCTCGTGCGGGACTCGTGGAGTTCTTGGACCGGACGCTGTACGCCAGCCAGACGGACGACGACGACCGACTCGGCGCGGTGACGGACACGGTCGTGGACTACCTCCTCGCCAACGACTTCTTGGAGGAGTCCGACGGCACCCTGACCGCGACCGGGATCGGCCACACCGTGTCGCGGCTCTACCTCGATCCGATGTCGGCCGCGGAGATGATCGACGGGCTCCGTCGGCTGGACGACGACGAGGAGCCGGCGGCGCTGGGGCTGTACCACCTCGTCTCCCGGACCCCGGACATGTACGAACTGTACCTGAAGTCCGGCGACCGGGAGACGTTCTCGGAGATCTGCTACGAGCGAGAGGCGGAGCTACTGGGCTCGACACCCTCGGAGTTCGAGGACGTGGCCTTCGAGGACTGGCTGTCGGCGCTGAAGACGGCGAAGCTGTTGGAAGACTGGGCGTCGGAACTGGACGAAGATCGGATCACGGAGCGGTACGGCGTCGGCCCGGGGGACATCCGCGGGAAGGTGGACACCGCAGAGTGGCTGCTGGGTGCCGCAGAGGAGTTGGCGACGGAGTTGGACCTGGGCGTGTCGCTGTCCGTCCGGGAGGCGAAACGCCGGGTGGCCGACGGCGTCCGAGAGGAACTGTTGGAGCTGACTGGGATCCGTGGCGTCGGTCGCGTCCGCGCCAGGAAGCTGTACGAGGCGGGCCTGGAGACCCGAGCGGAGCTCCGGGAGGCGGACAAGTCCGCCGTGCTCGCGGCGCTGGACGGCAGACGACGGACGGCGGAGTCGATCCTGGAGAACGCCGGTCGACGCGACCCGTCGATGGAGGGTGTGTCCGAAGAGTCGGGCGGCGGGGAGCCGACGACGTTCGAGACGGCCGGGGACGACGGCGCGCCGGACACGGAGGTGTTCGGCGACGAGCCGGAGGCGTCCGAGGACGGATCGCAGGCGACGTTCGGGGACTTCGGGTGA
- a CDS encoding amidohydrolase family protein yields METLEGTILVGESFEPVAGRVVVADGEITAVEETATDSTDLILPAFVNAHTHVGDSVAKDAAVGLSLEEAVVPPDSLKHRRLRDTPREEQVAAIRRTCRQMTRTGTATFADFREFGRTGAEILNEAAATEAVSAFVFGSDDPAVLDVADGFGASGATDEDFRERRAAVRERGRPFAIHAGEPDASDIHPALDLEPDLLVHMVHAEREHLQRVSEQSVPIVACPRANLALGVGTPSLRELVDATTVALGTDNVMVNDPSMFREMAYTARRFDVTDREVLRMATHNGAAAIGSDAGVIESGRPAQLLVLDGDSDNLAGTDSPVSAVVRRAGGLDVKRVVG; encoded by the coding sequence ATGGAGACACTAGAGGGGACGATTCTCGTCGGCGAGTCGTTCGAGCCGGTGGCGGGACGGGTGGTCGTCGCGGACGGAGAGATCACCGCGGTCGAGGAGACGGCCACCGACTCGACCGACCTGATACTGCCGGCGTTCGTCAACGCCCACACCCACGTCGGCGACTCGGTGGCGAAAGACGCCGCCGTCGGTCTGTCGTTGGAGGAGGCGGTCGTCCCCCCGGACAGCCTGAAACACCGCCGGCTCCGCGACACCCCTCGGGAGGAACAGGTCGCGGCGATCCGCCGGACCTGTCGGCAGATGACTCGGACCGGGACGGCGACGTTCGCCGACTTCCGGGAGTTCGGACGGACGGGTGCAGAGATCCTGAACGAGGCCGCCGCGACGGAGGCAGTGTCGGCGTTCGTGTTCGGGAGTGACGACCCCGCGGTGCTGGACGTGGCCGACGGCTTCGGCGCCAGCGGCGCGACGGACGAGGACTTCCGGGAGCGACGTGCGGCCGTCCGGGAGCGTGGCCGACCGTTCGCCATCCACGCCGGCGAGCCGGACGCCTCCGACATCCACCCCGCCCTGGATCTGGAGCCGGACCTGCTCGTCCACATGGTCCACGCCGAACGAGAGCACCTCCAGCGCGTGTCCGAGCAGTCCGTACCGATCGTCGCCTGTCCACGGGCGAACCTCGCGTTGGGCGTCGGCACCCCGTCGCTGCGGGAGTTGGTCGACGCGACGACCGTCGCGCTCGGCACGGACAACGTGATGGTGAACGACCCGTCGATGTTCCGCGAGATGGCGTACACCGCCCGCCGGTTCGACGTGACCGACCGCGAGGTGTTGCGGATGGCGACTCACAACGGCGCGGCCGCGATCGGCTCCGACGCCGGCGTGATCGAGTCCGGCCGGCCGGCGCAGTTGCTCGTCTTGGACGGCGACTCCGACAACCTCGCCGGCACGGACTCACCCGTCTCGGCGGTCGTCCGGCGGGCCGGTGGGCTGGACGTGAAGCGGGTTGTCGGGTGA
- a CDS encoding DNA-directed DNA polymerase II small subunit: protein MPLETPVRVARELADRGYVADRGAVTLIAEADDPAAALETAVDAAPPDALKLTADHVQRARTDQPAPDPAAVDDTPAAPTRSDSDDQTDSSDAPPESEGDSESPDTESSGTGLEATTAETVGDRDPTPPTIDNDVTGDSTGTGAYEEFVTVFRDRYERLSGQLRGRVNHRPADTIGDMSPGSEVAMVGLVNDIRSTASGHWLVELEDTTGTFPALVMKDRELADTVDELLLDECVAVEGSLSDDAGLIFADDIHFPDVPRTHRPSTADREVQAALISDVHVGSQEFVADAWERFADWLHSPAAEKVEYLLIAGDMVEGVGVYPGQDEELDIVDIYDQYREFSERLKSVPGDIEIVMIPGNHDAVRLAEPQPAFDEELRDIMSAHDARITGNPSTVTIEGVSVLMYHGVSLDELIAELPDDEASYDDPHHAMYQLLKKRHVAPQYGGKMRLAPENHDYLVIDDVPDVFHTGHVHKVGWGKYHNVLSVNTGCWQAQTDFQKSVNIDPDVAHAPILDLDTLDMTVRKFV, encoded by the coding sequence GTGCCACTGGAGACGCCGGTCCGTGTCGCTCGGGAACTGGCGGACCGCGGCTACGTCGCCGACCGCGGCGCCGTCACGCTGATCGCGGAGGCGGACGACCCCGCCGCGGCGCTGGAGACGGCCGTCGACGCCGCGCCCCCGGACGCCCTGAAGCTGACCGCCGACCACGTCCAACGAGCCCGCACGGACCAGCCGGCCCCGGATCCCGCCGCAGTCGACGACACACCCGCCGCTCCGACTAGATCCGACAGTGACGACCAGACGGACTCGAGTGACGCTCCACCCGAATCGGAGGGCGACTCGGAATCCCCCGACACGGAGTCGTCCGGGACGGGGTTGGAGGCGACGACCGCCGAGACGGTCGGCGACCGCGATCCGACGCCGCCGACGATCGACAACGACGTGACCGGCGACAGCACCGGCACGGGCGCGTACGAGGAGTTCGTCACGGTGTTCCGCGACCGCTACGAGCGACTCTCCGGCCAGCTCCGCGGGCGCGTCAACCACCGGCCGGCCGACACTATCGGCGACATGAGCCCCGGCAGCGAGGTGGCGATGGTCGGACTCGTCAACGACATCCGGTCGACTGCCTCCGGCCACTGGCTCGTCGAACTGGAAGACACCACCGGAACCTTCCCGGCGCTCGTGATGAAGGACCGCGAACTCGCGGACACCGTCGACGAACTCCTGTTGGACGAGTGTGTCGCCGTCGAGGGGTCGCTGTCGGACGACGCCGGCCTGATCTTCGCCGACGACATCCACTTCCCGGACGTGCCACGGACACACCGCCCGTCGACGGCCGACCGCGAGGTACAGGCGGCGTTGATCTCCGACGTCCACGTCGGCAGCCAGGAGTTCGTCGCCGACGCCTGGGAGCGGTTCGCCGACTGGCTCCACAGCCCCGCCGCCGAGAAGGTGGAGTACCTCCTGATCGCCGGCGACATGGTCGAGGGCGTCGGGGTCTACCCCGGCCAGGACGAGGAACTGGACATCGTCGACATCTACGACCAGTACCGGGAGTTCTCCGAACGGCTGAAGTCCGTCCCCGGCGACATCGAGATCGTCATGATCCCGGGCAACCACGACGCCGTCCGGCTGGCGGAGCCACAGCCCGCCTTCGACGAGGAACTACGCGACATCATGTCCGCCCACGACGCTCGGATCACCGGCAACCCCTCCACCGTGACGATCGAGGGTGTCTCCGTCCTGATGTACCACGGCGTCTCTCTGGACGAGCTGATCGCCGAACTCCCGGACGACGAGGCCAGCTACGACGACCCCCACCACGCGATGTATCAGCTTCTCAAGAAACGCCACGTCGCCCCGCAGTACGGCGGGAAGATGCGATTGGCCCCGGAGAACCACGACTACCTCGTCATCGACGACGTACCGGACGTGTTCCACACCGGTCACGTCCACAAGGTCGGCTGGGGGAAGTACCACAACGTCCTCTCGGTCAACACCGGCTGCTGGCAGGCACAGACCGACTTCCAGAAGTCCGTCAACATCGACCCCGACGTGGCTCACGCGCCGATTCTGGATCTCGACACGCTCGACATGACCGTCCGGAAGTTCGTGTAA
- a CDS encoding MauE/DoxX family redox-associated membrane protein codes for MQLPLDTDELDTVDRLSLVAMASLYLVAGVAHFLAPEPFERIVPPWLPRPRALVYVSGAAEVAVGLGVLHPRTRRASAVGLALLLAAVFPANVYMAAGDPDLGLPGTVGEPSDAALWGRLPLQAALVVWALRYARDDEEE; via the coding sequence ATGCAACTCCCACTCGACACAGACGAGCTCGACACCGTCGACCGGTTGTCGCTCGTTGCGATGGCGAGCCTCTACCTCGTCGCCGGCGTCGCGCACTTCCTGGCCCCGGAGCCGTTCGAGCGGATCGTCCCGCCGTGGCTGCCGCGGCCGCGGGCGCTGGTGTACGTCTCGGGGGCCGCAGAGGTCGCGGTCGGATTGGGCGTGCTCCACCCACGGACCAGACGCGCCTCGGCGGTCGGGCTCGCGCTCCTGCTGGCGGCAGTGTTCCCGGCCAACGTCTACATGGCGGCCGGCGATCCGGATCTGGGTCTCCCCGGCACAGTGGGAGAGCCGTCGGACGCGGCGCTGTGGGGGCGGCTCCCGTTGCAGGCCGCGCTCGTGGTGTGGGCGCTGCGGTACGCCCGCGACGACGAAGAGGAGTGA
- a CDS encoding NAD(P)-dependent oxidoreductase: MFVSDDMGMLSGVESALEAATDTPLEVTREPIEEVGRLAARLREVEADALVAGGLTPVTAEVLETGLELVARGGVGYDNVDLETARETGTLVTNAPDYCTEEVASHAVSLAVACTRRLGAYDRQTRDGDWDWAEPAAPRRLSETTLGCVGFGAIAREAATMAEGLVGETLAYDPYVDRETAAAHGAETVGFETLTRSADLLVVFAPLTPETRGLVDEAALARLPEDAVVVNVGRGPVVDSDALAAALADGPVTAAGLDVLPTEPPVDSPLVGRDDVLVTPHAGWYSAEAQTDLVETVADAVGAVADGGTPADRVTVVPSAADVTTD; this comes from the coding sequence GTGTTCGTCAGTGACGACATGGGGATGTTGAGTGGGGTAGAGTCGGCGCTGGAGGCGGCGACGGACACCCCTCTAGAGGTCACGAGAGAACCGATCGAGGAGGTAGGTCGACTGGCGGCCCGGCTGCGGGAGGTGGAGGCAGACGCGCTCGTCGCCGGAGGGTTGACTCCGGTGACGGCAGAGGTGCTGGAGACTGGGCTGGAGCTGGTCGCGCGGGGTGGAGTCGGCTACGACAACGTCGACCTGGAGACGGCCCGGGAGACGGGGACGCTCGTGACGAACGCGCCCGACTACTGTACCGAGGAGGTGGCGAGTCACGCCGTCTCGCTGGCGGTCGCGTGCACCCGGCGGCTGGGAGCGTACGACCGGCAGACGCGTGACGGTGACTGGGACTGGGCCGAACCGGCGGCGCCACGGCGACTGAGCGAGACGACGCTGGGGTGTGTCGGCTTCGGTGCCATCGCTCGCGAGGCGGCGACGATGGCGGAGGGGCTCGTCGGCGAGACTCTGGCGTACGACCCGTACGTCGACCGGGAGACGGCGGCGGCGCACGGCGCCGAGACGGTCGGGTTCGAGACGCTGACCCGGTCGGCGGATCTACTCGTCGTCTTCGCGCCGTTGACGCCGGAGACTCGCGGACTCGTCGACGAGGCGGCGCTCGCTCGACTGCCAGAGGACGCGGTCGTCGTCAACGTCGGTCGCGGGCCGGTGGTCGACAGCGACGCGCTGGCGGCGGCGCTGGCGGACGGTCCAGTGACGGCCGCGGGGTTGGACGTGCTCCCGACGGAGCCGCCGGTGGACTCTCCGCTGGTCGGCCGCGACGACGTGCTCGTCACGCCGCACGCGGGGTGGTACTCGGCGGAGGCGCAGACGGATCTGGTCGAGACGGTGGCGGACGCGGTCGGGGCCGTCGCGGACGGCGGGACGCCGGCAGATCGGGTGACGGTCGTGCCGTCGGCGGCCGACGTGACCACCGACTGA
- a CDS encoding DUF192 domain-containing protein, which translates to MLAVDAGVFTPSSYDDATVTVTDEDGSRLATVDVRVADTFQKRYTGLSDTASLADGEGMLFVHDRPGTHAYVMRDMAFPLDILFVDENGTVTTVHHAELPSSDTADSDLRRYRGYGVYVLEVPHGYTNRTGIDAGDTVTVDGLD; encoded by the coding sequence CTGCTGGCAGTCGACGCCGGCGTGTTCACCCCCAGCTCGTACGACGACGCGACCGTCACCGTCACCGACGAGGACGGCAGCCGCCTGGCGACCGTCGACGTGCGCGTCGCCGACACGTTCCAGAAGCGTTACACCGGACTCTCCGACACCGCCTCGCTGGCCGACGGCGAGGGGATGCTGTTCGTCCACGACCGCCCCGGCACTCACGCCTACGTCATGCGCGACATGGCGTTCCCGTTAGACATCCTGTTCGTCGACGAGAACGGCACCGTCACGACCGTCCACCACGCCGAACTCCCGTCGTCGGACACTGCCGACAGTGACCTGCGGCGCTACCGCGGCTACGGCGTCTACGTCTTGGAGGTTCCGCACGGCTACACGAACCGCACCGGAATCGACGCCGGCGACACCGTCACCGTCGACGGGCTCGACTGA
- a CDS encoding DUF2237 family protein, producing MSTDTDDAAPADRNVFGEPLEPCCTDPATGALRDGHCRALERDPGRHEVCAVVTEEFLEFSQRRGNDLITPREHLDFPGLSDGDRWCLCVPRWVEAREAGVAPPVVLAATNEDVLDEIDRETLDAYAYEGGERVDGDDGEDGNSGDADTA from the coding sequence GTGTCGACCGACACCGACGACGCGGCCCCCGCCGACCGCAACGTGTTCGGCGAGCCGCTGGAGCCCTGCTGTACCGACCCCGCGACGGGTGCTCTGCGCGACGGGCACTGTCGAGCGCTCGAACGCGACCCCGGGCGGCACGAGGTGTGTGCCGTCGTCACCGAGGAGTTCCTGGAGTTCTCCCAGCGGCGCGGGAACGACCTGATCACGCCCCGCGAGCACCTGGACTTTCCCGGACTGTCCGACGGGGACCGGTGGTGTCTCTGCGTGCCGCGGTGGGTCGAGGCTCGCGAGGCCGGCGTGGCGCCGCCGGTGGTGTTGGCGGCGACGAACGAGGACGTGTTGGACGAGATCGACCGCGAGACGCTGGACGCGTACGCCTACGAGGGCGGGGAGCGTGTCGACGGGGACGACGGCGAGGACGGCAACAGCGGCGACGCCGACACGGCGTAG